A genomic stretch from Theobroma cacao cultivar B97-61/B2 chromosome 4, Criollo_cocoa_genome_V2, whole genome shotgun sequence includes:
- the LOC18602626 gene encoding probable glucan endo-1,3-beta-glucosidase A6 yields the protein MALLALLLSSLLVVSLAEISSKIGINYGRQGDNLPSPYQSIEIMKSMKARRVKLYDSDPEILKLFSGTNIDMAIMVPNKDIVLISSSQTAAEQWVRNNVLAYPNTNIRFVLVGNEVLSYVSKQDQTIWAHLVPAMRRIKNSLSANDIKNIKIGTPLAMDILQSTFPPSSGTFRSDISNTVMAPLLKFLNGSKSFFFLDVYPYFPWSANPMNISLDFALFGGNVNHTDPGSGLVYTNLLDQMLDSVTFAMEKLGYPGIRLAIAETGWPTAGDVDQVGANIYNAATYNRNLIRKMTAKPPLGTPARPGLVIPTFIFSLYEENQKTGPGTERHWGLLHSNGTAIYDIDLTGKRLASDYKPLPPAQNNVPYKGKVWCEVAPGANLMNLSSALTYACSKDNQTCAALSPGKECYEPISVFWHSSYAFSSYWAKFRSQGATCYFNGLARQTTVNPSRGRCKFPSVIL from the exons ATGGCTCTTCTTGCTCTCCTCTTGTCTTCTCTTCTTGTTGTCTCCT TGGCAGAAATCTCGAGCAAGATTGGAATAAACTATGGTCGACAAGGGGACAATTTGCCATCCCCTTATCAATCCATTGAGATCATGAAATCCATGAAAGCACGCCGAGTAAAGCTCTATGATTCTGACCCTGAAATATTGAAACTCTTTTCAGGTACCAATATTGATATGGCCATTATGGTCCCCAACAAGGACATAGTCCTAATTTCTTCAAGCCAAACAGCAGCAGAGCAATGGGTCCGAAACAATGTCCTAGCTTACCCGAATACCAATATCCGGTTCGTCTTGGTTGGCAATGAAGTCCTCAGCTACGTTTCGAAACAGGATCAGACAATTTGGGCTCACCTTGTGCCTGCAATGCGTAGAATTAAGAATTCTCTGAGTGCTaatgatattaaaaatatcaaGATCGGTACACCTCTAGCAATGGACATACTGCAATCAACTTTCCCACCATCAAGCGGTACGTTCCGGTCTGATATTTCAAACACTGTGATGGCACCGTTGCTGAAATTCTTGAACGGGAGcaaatccttttttttccttgatgtttacccttattttccatggtctGCTAATCCAATGAACATCAGCTTAGATTTTGCTCTTTTTGGAGGAAATGTAAACCACACTGACCCTGGGAGTGGCTTAGTTTACACAAATCTCCTAGACCAAATGCTTGACTCAGTCACTTTCGCCATGGAAAAGCTTGGATACCCCGGTATCCGACTAGCAATAGCTGAAACAGGCTGGCCTACTGCAGGGGATGTTGATCAAGTGGGGGCAAATATCTACAATGCAGCCACTTATAACCGAAACCTCATTCGAAAGATGACTGCCAAACCACCATTGGGGACCCCAGCTAGACCTGGTTTAGTCATACCAACGTTTATTTTCTCCCTATATGAAGAAAACCAAAAGACAGGTCCCGGAACAGAAAGGCACTGGGGCTTGCTGCATTCAAATGGAACAGCTATTTATGACATCGATCTCACCGGGAAGCGACTTGCCTCTGATTACAAGCCACTGCCTCCAGCTCAAAATAATGTGCCTTATAAGGGGAAGGTATGGTGTGAGGTCGCGCCAGGCGCCAATCTGATGAACTTGTCCTCTGCATTGACCTATGCTTGTAGCAAGGATAATCAGACTTGTGCAGCATTGAGTCCAGGAAAAGAGTGTTATGAGCCAATATCAGTATTTTGGCATTCGAGTTATGCATTTAGCTCATATTGGGCAAAGTTTCGAAGCCAGGGGGCAACTTGCTACTTCAATGGATTAGCTAGACAGACAACAGTGAACCCAA GTCGTGGACGCTGCAAGTTCCCAAGCGTGATTCTGTGA
- the LOC18602623 gene encoding receptor-like kinase TMK4, whose amino-acid sequence MSNHLHHLLLPLVLLSAVLAAADDGATILKIASSFSTLPSGWSSTSSDNYCSWPGVNCDKSSRVTSINLSSKSLSGSISPDISTLSELRSISLQRNSLSGAIPSFANLSNLQSIYLDSNAFTSVSPGAFSGLTSLQTLSMSENVKLSPWTFPDLSQSTSLVELQLDNINLYGTLPDLFESMNSLQSIRLSYNSLNGTLPASLGGSMIQNLWINNQNGGFTGTIEVLSNMTQLSQVWLHKNMFTGPIPDLSKCTGIFDLQLRDNQLTGPVPESLINLPNLKNVSLSNNKLQGPLPKFPSSVEKVTVNGTNNFCTNNGDPCDPQVSTMLEIASGFGYPVFLSDDWAGNDTCGWSFVTCDSQRNVITVNLGRKDLAGTISPAFGNLTALKNLNLNDNKLTGSIPDSLAKLSSLQLLDVSNNNLSGDIPKFSSSVKFVSSGNSLLGKSSGSGDGGTSNSGASGGGSDGNSKSGGNGKKSIALIVGVVVGVLIFVAVVCFVSYKYIVKKRYGKFGKMEDSDAEKGVVNNGAMGGGVNGYGGVPGELQSQSSGDHSDCHFFEGGNVVISMQVLRQVTDNFSEANILGRGGFGVVYKGELHDGTQIAVKRMECVATGTKGMNEFQAEIAVLTKVRHRHLVALLGYCINGNERLLVYEYMPKGTLGQHLFEWQENGYAPLTWKQRVTIALDVARGVEYLHSLAQQSFIHRDLKPSNILLGDDMRAKVADFGLVKNAPEGKYSVETRLAGTFGYLAPEYAATGRVTTKVDVYAFGVVLMEIITGRKALDETLPDEKSHLVTWFRRVLINKDNIPKVVDETINCDEETMASIFKVAELAGHCTAREPYQRPDMGHAVNVLGPLVEQWKPTSHEDEENSGIDLHMSLPQALQRWQADEGTSTMYGDISYSDTQSSIPAKPSGFPDSFRSSDCR is encoded by the exons ATGTCCAACCACCTTCACCATCTCCTCCTTCCCCTCGTCCTTCTTTCCGCCGTTCTTGCCGCCGCAGACGACGGCGCAACTATTCTAAAGATAGCATCATCCTTCAGTACCCTTCCCAGCGGCTGGTCCTCCACCTCTTCCGACAACTACTGCAGCTGGCCAGGCGTAAACTGTGACAAATCCAGCCGTGTTACTTCCATCAACCTGTCTTCCAAGTCCCTGTCTGGATCCATATCTCCGGACATTTCCACCTTATCGGAACTCCGTAGTATATCTCTTCAGCGCAACTCTTTATCAGGGGCCATCCCATCTTTCGCAAACCTCTCCAACTTACAATCCATTTACCTAGACAGCAACGCGTTCACCTCAGTCTCCCCGGGCGCGTTCTCAGGATTGACCAGTCTACAAACGTTAAGTATGAGTGAAAATGTGAAGCTAAGTCCGTGGACTTTCCCAGATTTATCCCAATCGACAAGCCTCGTCGAACTTCAACTAGACAACATCAACTTGTACGGCACCTTGCCTGATTTATTCGAATCTATGAACAGTTTACAAAGTATAAGGTTGTCTTACAACAGTTTGAACGGTACATTGCCGGCTTCTCTTGGTGGTTCCATGATTCAGAATCTTTGGATCAACAATCAGAATGGTGGGTTCACGGGTACTATAGAAGTTTTGTCCAACATGACACAGTTGTCCCAGGTTTGGCTTCATAAGAATATGTTTACGGGTCCGATCCCAGATTTGTCTAAATGTACGGGTATTTTCGATCTGCAGCTTAGGGATAACCAGTTAACAGGGCCTGTCCCGGAATCTTTGATTAATCTTCCGAATTTGAAGAATGTTTCATTGTCTAATAATAAATTGCAGGGTCCTTTACCCAAGTTTCCTAGCTCAGTTGAGAAAGTTACTGTTAATGGAACCAATAATTTCTGTACGAATAATGGGGATCCTTGTGATCCTCAGGTTAGTACAATGCTTGAGATTGCGAGTGGTTTTGGGTACCCGGTGTTCCTTTCTGATGATTGGGCCGGAAATGATACTTGTGGTTGGTCTTTTGTTACTTGTGATTCACAACGGAATGTGATTACCGTGAATCTTGGAAGGAAAGATTTGGCTGGGACGATTTCTCCAGCATTTGGGAATCTCACGGCGTTGAAAAATTTGAATCTTAATGACAATAAATTGACAGGTTCAATTCCTGATAGTCTGGCTAAGTTGAGTAGTTTGCAGCTTCTTGATGTGTCTAATAACAATCTTAGTGGAGATatcccaaaattttcaagttcaGTAAAGTTTGTTTCCTCGGGGAATAGTTTGCTTGGAAAATCTAGTGGTTCTGGTGACGGAGGAACTTCAAATTCTGGAGCATCGGGTGGAGGTTCAGATGGGAACTCCAAAAGTGGTGGCAATGGTAAGAAATCAATTGCTCTGATTGTAGGTGTTGTTGTTGGTGTGTTGATTTTCGTTGCTGTTGTTTGCTTTGTTTCTTATAAGTATATTGTGAAGAAAAGGTATGGGAAATTTGGGAAAATGGAGGACAGTGATGCTGAGAAGGGAGTAGTTAACAATGGGGCAATGGGTGGTGGAGTGAATGGGTATGGAGGAGTTCCTGGTGAACTGCAAAGCCAGAGTAGTGGCGATCATAGTGACTGTCATTTCTTTGAGGGTGGAAATGTTGTGATCTCAATGCAAGTCCTAAGACAGGTGACCGATAATTTCAGTGAGGCTAATATTTTAGGAAGAGGGGGTTTTGGGGTTGTGTATAAAGGGGAATTGCATGATGGCACACAGATTGCTGTCAAGAGGATGGAGTGTGTGGCGACAGGTACTAAAGGAATGAATGAGTTTCAGGCTGAAATTGCAGTACTTACAAAGGTTAGGCACAGGCATCTGGTTGCACTTTTGGGTTACTGTATTAATGGTAATGAGAGGCTCTTGGTTTATGAGTATATGCCTAAAGGGACCCTTGGTCAGCATCTCTTCGAATGGCAGGAAAATGGCTATGCTCCACTCACCTGGAAGCAGAGAGTCACCATTGCACTGGATGTTGCTCGTGGGGTGGAGTATTTGCACTCCCTAGCACAGCAAAGTTTCATTCACCGGGATTTGAAGCCTTCCAACATACTCCTCGGGGATGACATGAGGGCAAAGGTTGCAGATTTTGGCTTGGTTAAGAATGCACCTGAGGGAAAGTACTCTGTGGAGACACGATTGGCAGGAACATTTGGATATCTTGCTCCTGAATATGCTG CAACTGGAAGGGTGACTACTAAAGTGGACGTCTATGCATTTGGGGTGGTCTTGATGGAGATAATCACTGGCCGAAAAGCTTTAGATGAAACCTTACCTGATGAAAAGTCACATTTGGTCACATGGTTCCGCAGGGTCCTAATCAACAAAGACAACATTCCAAAAGTGGTTGACGAAACAATAAACTGTGATGAAGAGACAATGGCGAGCATCTTCAAGGTAGCTGAGCTGGCAGGGCACTGCACAGCTCGTGAACCATATCAAAGACCTGACATGGGGCATGCAGTCAATGTGTTAGGCCCTCTTGTTGAGCAGTGGAAACCTACCAGCCATGAGGATGAAGAAAACTCAGGCATTGACCTTCACATGAGCCTTCCACAGGCTCTACAAAGATGGCAAGCAGATGAGGGTACTTCCACAATGTATGGTGATATATCATACTCCGATACCCAGTCAAGCATTCCTGCAAAACCCTCAGGATTTCCGGACTCATTTCGCTCATCAGATTGCCGGTGA
- the LOC18602625 gene encoding uncharacterized protein LOC18602625, whose product MGQFLNTFAEPSVGAVLKKAKKSRPEIEWEKTMEGTMKFNVDGAANASMGEAGIGGVLRNSRGEIRMMFSKSIGVGDSSLAEVLAIREAFVMFIASQRRDSHMLVKSVSLNAVEWVQEPKSAPWRLRKWVLHIEALKRRVTNWAIKHVRREANHHVDNLAKSGIGREIDLINTWVDGPNSQEE is encoded by the coding sequence ATGGGACAATTCTTAAATACATTTGCAGAACCAAGCGTTGGAGCTGTCCTAAAAAAAGCTAAGAAGTCTAGACCGGAGATTGAGTGGGAAAAGACTATGGAAGGAACTATGAAGTTTAATGTGGATGGCGCCGCAAACGCAAGTATGGGGGAAGCCGGAATTGGAGGAGTACTAAGAAATTCTAGGGGTGAAATTAGAATGATGTTCTCAAAGTCTATAGGGGTGGGGGACTCTAGTCTAGCAGAGGTTCTCGCTATCAGGGAAGCTTTTGTGATGTTTATAGCATCTCAGCGGCGTGACTCTCACATGTTAGTGAAAAGTGTCTCGCTGAACGCTGTGGAGTGGGTGCAGGAGCCAAAGTCAGCTCCATGGAGGTTAAGGAAATGGGTGCTCCATATTGAAGCACTAAAGAGAAGGGTAACAAACTGGGCAATCAAGCATGTAAGAAGGGAAGCTAACCACCATGTTGACAACCTTGCAAAATCTGGGATAGGTAGAGAGATCGATCTGATCAACACTTGGGTGGATGGTCCTAACAGTCAAGAGGAATAA